taaaatgtcaaatttttgtttgcattctctatgttgttatcttctttctcgcatattctccgctcatgcacgcacacgtatacacacatgcacacaaatttgtttgtgtTTATTGGCAAAACGACAATCAGCTTGATGGacagatggcggattgcaccatatgatgtgttgttgttgtacaaaagAGACcccctttaattgtttcgccatgacctCACATTAGTTCACAATCCACCTCTTCGTGGAGTGGGGAGATCAGACTCGATGATGTTATTAAAGGGTGGTGTGGATGACCGTATCAAATGCCTTCGCAAGAGAAGGGCCAAAAGAACGTTTCGTTTACAAGGCCTATTCAGCCCTTTCCGCCCTGTACTTTCAAAAATCAATGATTCGCTCTTTAATCATCAATAGGGCATTTTGATGTCGCTCCGACTTGTGTTGCAAGCAAGCATAGAAGCTTAATGTGTCGCGTGGTGTAAATTCGTTATATAATTTTAACCAACTCTGTTTTGGGATTTTCAGTAGGATAcctatttgttgttattttgttatttgaaaaaaacttaaaaagctATGAAAACATGACTGATAATAAGTTAAGACAACGCCAGGGACATGATCAGACGGTGAAGAAACCCTCAGCCAACAGTAACCACAAGGATAAAGAGAAAAACAAAGGTGTAAATAAAATGTAAGTAAACATTTAGATTGACGTGTCCTTTATTTCTGTGTAGGTAAATGGTGTAAATAGAAGAAGGATAGTAGGTTTTTGTAAAAAACagattaaaaaagaaataatagcTATATAGATAAAGGCCAATGGGTTTGGCTTAAGACCTGGAATCTAGATCTTAAAACTAATAGGGGGAATATATTTGATTTCAATGCCCCAACCCAGGATCAAATGGAGCTGCCACTGTCTCAGTAGGATAAATACCAAATGACCAAAGatttaattgaataaaaaaGTCGAGATGAATATACGGATACAACACATTGGAAGTACcccagcttgctcacctatgaaACTcaacgaggatcgctacctctacATAcagatgtggctacaacaacaactcggGCAGGATTACTAGCATATGGTTTTGGGAAAACGAAACTTGTCGTGGAAGACATTATGTTCCTCCGGACATTAAATATAAATAGAGCTAAAAAGCTGTGCTGGGTCCAATGCCATCGTtgcaaagttttccaagtggatATGATTGCAGTCTGTCACTACTACTTAATCGTTATTCCTTTATAAACTTTGGTGCatcattttttactttttttaacatttttcaaaGACCTTGTCTTGCACAAGACTTAAGCTCTTAGAGTTATTCTCTTGAAAGTAATGCTAAATAAattaatactttttttatatatatataaaaaattctttttaattCCAGCGCAGCCGTCCATGATGAACTACAACAGGCGACTAGTTCTTTCACCCATCGTTTCTGGACCCGTACCGTAGTCGTCTTATCGGTTATGACTGTCGTATTCTTCTATAGTAAAAACCAGCCAAAGGAAACTAAATTTGCTTTGGTCAAAGAGACACTACCATTGCGTATGCAAAGATTCAAATGCTCCGaagaatatgaaaatgaaatgcaACAATTTCCTCAATGTGTACCCAACAAATGTGGACGTTTTGTTGCCGATAAATTAATTGAGCCCAAAGAAGTTGAAATGCTATTGCATATGGCTGAAAATATAATCGATTTGGCGGGGTCGTCGGGGGGAGCCTCAATATTGGATATACATTCGGGAGCACTATCATATGGTGATAAATTTCTGAATGTCTTTCAAATGTCCAAGGCAATGGATATCATAAAGCCAGAACATTTGACAACCTATAATGTAAGACTTAAATTTAACCTAATTTTAAAGGTATActaaatggatttttttgttattttcagtTGGTTAAGGGCAAAATAAAGTTAGCCATTGCTGAGCAATTTGGTATAGCGCCAGAACACTTGTATTTGACATATCCCACCTTCTTTTCGCGCATAACAAATGTTACCGCTAAAACCATACATGATGAATATTGGCACGAGCATGTGGACAAAGTAAGACGAAGACTCATTTGTAGGCCAAGAAATTGCTTGtcattgtttgttttattttttttttattaaaggaAACCTATCCATCTTTCCATTACACTTCCTTGCTATACCTAACAACTTACAATAACGACTTTAAGGGTGGTAGATTTGTATTCGTCGATGGTAGGGAAGAAAATCGCACCACCTCTACAGTGGAACCCAAAAAGGGTAGAGTTAGTGCATTTACTTCGGGCTCAGAGAATCGGCATCATGTGGAACAAGTATCCGAGGGTACTAGGTATGTCAAATTGCTGCCTTTgcctttatttaaatattaccacatatatttttttcagatttgcTGTTACGATATCATTTAGCTGTGATAAAAAACATTCCATAAATGATCCTAAATTGGCTTCTCTTAAGCaataataacttaaaaaaatattttcgttatTCGAAAATTTATATCCACCGTAACTTGATATCcttaataaaaaaagtattattTTGAAATGTATGTCAATTTAGATCAAAATACACCCTTACTAAACCTATCGAAGAACATGCTACTGTTTTCAAGTTTATTAATTAGAAGATGTTGGTACTAATGCAAAACTTCCTCGAGCATATCTTTAAGGAACTTAATGATGTGTAATTCAAGTCGATTCAATCGATGGTAAGTATCCTTCGCTGAACAACATCGCTCTGTAAAACAGTTTGGCATGACTGAAGACCCCATACAAGTTCCGGCACAAAGTactttaaaccccgtttacactgtaCTTAAATCCGTactttaaggctctcgtcagctgattttataaaaggaaaacagatgatcgagccatttaatctgtatttaaagagcagtgtaaacggggttttatagGGCGTTCCCacgattttttttagattttgaaTTTTCCCTAATTTTTTGAGGCAAAGGGCCCCCTCATAGTGCAAGTGCACCGAGCTGGTATGGCTTGAGGTCATAtgtgaaaaattattaaaaaaccaatgtttatattttttattatattttttttttaatatttcgatACATCGCCGAAGATTGTCCTCAGGGAACAACTGAATCACGAAAATAAATCATCTAATCCCTGATGACTTTCATCGACAATGTAtcgaaaataataaataattaaaaaacattaacatcggtttattaaaaatttctcacGTAAGACCCAATGCCGGACTTAAAgcgaaaattgttttcttttttataccctacaccacttctgtggtacagggttgttgttgttgtagaagtgtGTTATGCGCTGACGCGGCCGCCTTTGCCGATAAAGGAAACCATCGGGTCAATCagatacgtacaaccggctgccctGGGATTGgtgttacagggtattataacttagtgaatttgtttgtaacacccagaaggagagAGATAGACCGATTGATAagtattctgattcgattaagctatgtccatctgtctgtccatgtttagaGATGgatttctaccgggtaaatacccaacgcttgggtgtTGTTCAAAGATTAATTCCGTTCCGCAAGAACAAGTTGGACAATGGCTTACGAtcgtaatttttcaaaatgttttcgaTTTCGGGGAAGAAGAAATCAATACGCCGAGTATATTTTGCCATCTCAAAGGTAAAAAAAGCAATTgtttagagatgggtttctaccgggaaaatacccaacgcttgggtatttataattttgcagaaatcttgggtatgcaaatattttccagacaatttttgatgatttcgtattctttgtacatAAACCTTATCTTCTGAtcacataaaatcggattttagttatatatagccgctaaatggaccgatctccagacttaaagtcttgaggcaataaattggttatttttcatccgatttcgatgaaatttggcacaatgacttttggcggacccctattcatttctgtgcgtatttttattttattgcgcCTTATGAAGGAATCCAGAAAGTCGACACCACCCATAAACTTGTTATATTCTGATACAATGTTTGGGCAATTGACAGTTACTTTTCTTCCCAACTTTTTGTCGAACCTTTCAACACTGCTCTGGATTTTTGCCGCAAAAGTTTGACATTAAGTTAGCAAATTTTGTTGTCTTTCCATGAAACAACAGATATATCAAATTATCAAACGTTGCAACATATTGGCAGTATTCTCCACGGGTTTTTTTCATCATAATTTTATCGTCTGAGAATTTTAGGTTAGGAATTCTGTTCCTTCGGACTGTTCCCAACGAGAaaatacaacaatttgctgGTGTGATCATTTACGGAAGCGATGTATaataattatcaaaaaaaaactctatagTTTTTTCCTGATGGAAGGGGTCGCAAAAGTCGAACAACAATGTAGGCACACTGGTAGCTTTTGGAGGGGGCTGTTTTCCTGACCTGCATATTTATTTCAAAGTTATAGTTGTAACCCGATATTCCTGCAAGAACATATAATTTGAATCCCCATTTGTTTGGCTTCATTGGCAGATATTGCTTCAAGTAGGATTTGCATTTCGTAGAGCATAGTTGTTCATCAACAAAAAGGCAGCCTTCAAATGGAACCGATATAAATCGCTCAACCAAATGTTTTACAATAGGTCGTATTTTAAAAAGGCGATCGTGACTTGGATCATCTTTCGGTTTTATGTCATTATTGTTATTGAAATGAAgcattgattttattttctcaAATTTGCCCAATATCGACGATTGTTTGGAATTTGAACCACAGACATAATAATACAtatacccaaaaatttttgcaattcttGTTTATCCAAATTATCTCGAGAATCTGGGTTTTTTTTGGCAAGTATACAAATTTGGCTGGTAAACGACAAGAATTCATAAGTTCATCCGAAAAAAATATGTGAAGTAACTGCAGGGTCCTTCCAAATTCAAAAAGTGTTCTGGAAGCTCTTCGCTGCCCTTAAATTCGGTATTTAAATCCATTGTGAACTCTTTTTGTTTCCAAATAGTACGTTCATATCTTTGTTTCAGAGATCGCAAATCACCaagaatacttctctcattagTTTGTGGTTTCACTGCAGCCGTAGACACTTCTCCTAAATCTGCTTCCTCCTCCACATACTCCAGTCAACTCAAATTGATTGCAACATTGTTTTCATCGTCAACCATCAAAAAACTCATCTTCACTGTCAACCCAACTTTcaattatttttgcaatttcgTTATCATCAAGAGacctcaaaataaaaaatataattagaCGCATGGAATTGCCCATATGCAATATAAGAACACATACGCAATATAAATTCCTACAAGCGAAAACGCATACACTTGCACATATGCAATTATGCATTACAGCATTCAAGCAAAAGCGTTTCATttggattttgcttcttaattACAAACAAATAGTAGTAAACTACACAAATAATACTTACATTTTGGTTATAGTTcacacaattttaaaataataaaataaatccaCACAACTTTTTCGTTTTCTTAAAATACTATTTGTTTTAACGACATATTTCAGTATATGCTTAATAAACTATGCAAAATTGCTATAAGAACAGAATGTTTTGACATAAAAGAgagcaacgaaaaaaaaactaacggTAAATATTGAAAGACAGAGCTGCCATATACGTGTAAATCCAACATTGCATATATGCAATGCCATGCAACGAAGGGTTAAGGAGAAATATATAACCAAAAAAGCTGAAAGTCAAGCCCCAGCAAAAAACACTGAATGTTGATAACTCTAACATTGGTATAGTCAACGATTTTACCTTGGTACCTCGGACAAAACAAACGCTACAAGTTTTAAgatcaaaatcagagttgtatTGTAAAAGCCCAAGCAAACACAAGGAGAGATTTACTTCCTTCACCCAAGAACTCTGGAACTGTGTGAATCTAGGCATTGTGCTGTCCCGCTAAGtaagtaatttaaaaaaaaatccaattttctcaaaagtttttctgaatttttcgttaaatttaaaattgacTTTAATTACAAtacattttatagaaatcacATTTGAAACGTTTTTTTTAGGATATTGCCtgaaagatatttttttaacatattgcctggtgatatttttttcatatattaaatatgtttatttaattttttatgtaacATTTCTAAATCATGAAAATAATATTGTTTGTTATTTATTAAACTCATTTCGctgatttacatttttttctgatttttcaaattagaaaaataaattataagtcTGGATAAAACAGCGAAACGCCAGATTTTGTTTAGTTAGATTGGAGAGATTTAGTCATATTTCATAGAAG
The Stomoxys calcitrans chromosome 3, idStoCalc2.1, whole genome shotgun sequence genome window above contains:
- the LOC106084385 gene encoding 2-oxoglutarate and iron-dependent oxygenase domain-containing protein 3, which encodes MTDNKLRQRQGHDQTVKKPSANSNHKDKEKNKGVNKIAAVHDELQQATSSFTHRFWTRTVVVLSVMTVVFFYSKNQPKETKFALVKETLPLRMQRFKCSEEYENEMQQFPQCVPNKCGRFVADKLIEPKEVEMLLHMAENIIDLAGSSGGASILDIHSGALSYGDKFLNVFQMSKAMDIIKPEHLTTYNLVKGKIKLAIAEQFGIAPEHLYLTYPTFFSRITNVTAKTIHDEYWHEHVDKETYPSFHYTSLLYLTTYNNDFKGGRFVFVDGREENRTTSTVEPKKGRVSAFTSGSENRHHVEQVSEGTRFAVTISFSCDKKHSINDPKLASLKQ